In the genome of Pseudomonas protegens, one region contains:
- a CDS encoding GTPase/DUF3482 domain-containing protein codes for MTDARQKPLKLAVVGHTNVGKTSLLRTLTRDVGFGEVSHRPSTTRHVEGARLSVDGQPLLELYDTPGLEDAIALLDYLERLERPGERLDGPARLARFLDGSEARQRFEQEAKVLRQLLASDAGLYVIDAREPVLAKYRDELEVLTGCGKPLLPVLNFVSSADQREGDWREALARLGLHALVRFDSVAPPEDGERRLYESLALLLEHARPALQRLVDDQEAQRRARQHSAARLIAELLVDCAACRRGVASNTELEQQAIGELRQTIRQREQRCVEALLKLYAFRPEDAAASDLPLLDGRWGDDLFNPETLKQLGVRVGGGIAAGAAAGAGVDLLVGGLTLGAAALAGAIAGGALQTARSYGSRLLGKLKGQRELTVDDSVLRLLALRQRQLVQALNRRGHAALDSIRLAMPEDKSWREGKLPEALRKARAHPQWSSLNPQKRLSQAERQEQIEALAQHLL; via the coding sequence ATGACTGATGCTCGGCAAAAGCCGCTGAAACTGGCGGTGGTCGGCCACACCAACGTCGGCAAGACCTCGCTGCTACGCACCCTGACCCGGGACGTGGGCTTTGGCGAAGTCTCCCATCGCCCCAGCACCACCCGGCACGTGGAAGGCGCCCGCCTCTCGGTGGATGGCCAACCCCTGCTGGAGCTCTACGACACCCCCGGCCTGGAAGACGCCATCGCCCTGCTGGACTACCTGGAGCGCCTGGAACGCCCCGGCGAACGCCTGGACGGCCCGGCGCGGCTGGCACGTTTTCTCGATGGCAGCGAGGCTCGGCAACGCTTCGAACAGGAAGCCAAGGTCCTGCGCCAGCTGCTGGCTTCGGATGCCGGCCTGTATGTGATCGACGCCCGCGAGCCGGTGCTGGCCAAGTACCGCGATGAGCTTGAAGTGCTCACGGGGTGCGGCAAGCCGCTGCTGCCGGTGCTGAATTTTGTCAGCAGCGCCGACCAGCGCGAAGGCGACTGGCGCGAAGCCCTGGCGCGCCTGGGGTTGCACGCCCTGGTGCGCTTCGACAGCGTGGCGCCACCGGAGGACGGCGAACGGCGGCTGTATGAAAGCCTGGCTCTGCTGCTGGAGCACGCGCGCCCGGCCCTGCAACGGCTGGTCGACGACCAGGAGGCCCAGCGCCGGGCGCGCCAGCACAGCGCGGCACGGCTGATTGCCGAGTTGCTGGTGGATTGCGCCGCCTGCCGCCGCGGCGTGGCCAGCAATACCGAGCTGGAGCAGCAGGCGATTGGCGAACTGCGCCAGACGATCCGCCAGCGCGAGCAGCGCTGCGTCGAGGCCCTGCTCAAGCTCTACGCCTTCCGCCCCGAGGACGCGGCCGCCAGCGACCTGCCGCTGCTGGATGGGCGCTGGGGCGACGACCTGTTCAACCCGGAAACCCTCAAGCAACTGGGAGTGCGCGTCGGCGGCGGCATCGCCGCGGGCGCGGCGGCCGGCGCCGGGGTGGACCTGCTGGTGGGCGGCCTGACCCTGGGCGCCGCGGCCCTGGCCGGGGCGATTGCCGGTGGCGCCCTGCAAACCGCCCGCAGCTACGGCAGCCGCTTGCTGGGCAAGCTCAAGGGCCAGCGCGAGCTGACCGTGGACGACAGCGTGCTGCGCCTGCTGGCCCTGCGTCAGCGGCAGTTGGTGCAGGCGCTGAACCGGCGCGGGCACGCGGCGCTGGACAGCATCCGCCTGGCGATGCCGGAAGACAAAAGCTGGCGCGAGGGCAAGTTGCCGGAAGCCTTGAGGAAGGCCCGGGCGCATCCGCAGTGGTCGTCGCTCAACCCGCAGAAACGCCTGAGCCAGGCCGAGCGCCAGGAGCAGATCGAGGCGCTGGCGCAACATCTGCTGTAG
- a CDS encoding DUF2868 domain-containing protein: MTALTPLQRLWLTETVRLREEHAGPLEDQEANRLARNQGGDLVTRIQNRALWLAQRDGLHDALLHWHQGARLALLLLSLMAVLSGAGLAFSALGNTQQPVNVFWALGSLLGLNLILLLSWLAGLLFAGEHGAGLGRLWLWLSEKFSRDAKAAQLPPALLLLLQRRKLNRWALGSLINGLWCLILSSAVVMLLVLLTTHRYSFVWESTLLGSDAFVAITNALSALPRSLGFGAPSVATIQASTRDVYNTELIRQSWAIWLVVLVVIYGVLPRLLLMLFCRWRWRHGKARLQLDLNLPGYAQLRERLMPSSERLGVNDAAPEQLHRVEGGVSAEDSSGALLVAIELDEQRPWPPQLPDSIKNAGILDSRESRNRLLEQMSRFPPARLVIACDPRRSPDRGSLGLIAELARNASATRVWLLQAPPGQALDADRLGDWHSALQQLELPFADCAPLDWLENGHD; this comes from the coding sequence GTGACTGCACTGACTCCCCTGCAACGCCTGTGGCTGACCGAAACCGTGCGCCTGCGCGAGGAGCACGCCGGCCCGCTGGAGGATCAGGAAGCCAATCGCCTGGCCCGCAACCAGGGCGGCGACCTGGTGACCCGGATCCAGAACCGCGCCCTGTGGCTGGCCCAGCGCGACGGCTTGCACGATGCCCTGCTGCACTGGCACCAGGGCGCGCGCCTGGCGTTGTTGCTGCTCTCGCTCATGGCGGTCCTCAGCGGCGCCGGCCTGGCCTTCAGCGCCCTGGGCAACACCCAGCAACCGGTCAATGTGTTCTGGGCCCTGGGCAGCCTGCTGGGCCTGAACCTGATCCTGCTGCTGAGCTGGCTGGCCGGCCTGCTGTTTGCCGGTGAACACGGGGCGGGCCTGGGCCGCCTGTGGCTGTGGCTCAGCGAAAAATTCTCCCGCGATGCCAAGGCCGCGCAGTTGCCGCCGGCGCTGCTGCTGTTGCTGCAACGGCGCAAGCTCAACCGTTGGGCCCTGGGCAGCCTGATCAACGGCCTGTGGTGCCTGATCCTGTCCAGCGCCGTGGTCATGCTGCTGGTGCTGCTGACCACCCACCGCTACAGCTTTGTCTGGGAAAGCACCCTGCTGGGCAGCGATGCCTTCGTGGCCATTACCAACGCCCTCAGCGCCCTGCCCCGCAGCCTGGGCTTCGGCGCGCCGAGCGTGGCGACCATCCAGGCCAGCACCCGGGACGTCTACAACACCGAACTGATCCGCCAGTCCTGGGCCATCTGGCTGGTGGTGCTGGTGGTGATCTACGGCGTGCTGCCGCGCCTGCTGCTGATGCTGTTCTGCCGTTGGCGCTGGCGGCACGGCAAGGCGCGCCTGCAACTGGACCTCAACCTGCCGGGCTACGCCCAGCTGCGTGAACGCCTGATGCCCAGCAGCGAACGCCTGGGAGTCAATGACGCGGCCCCCGAGCAGTTGCACCGGGTCGAAGGCGGCGTCAGCGCCGAGGACAGCAGCGGCGCCTTGCTGGTGGCCATCGAACTGGACGAGCAGCGCCCCTGGCCGCCGCAACTGCCGGACAGCATCAAGAATGCCGGCATCCTCGACAGCCGCGAGTCGCGCAACCGCCTGCTGGAGCAGATGAGCCGCTTCCCCCCGGCGCGCCTGGTGATCGCCTGCGACCCGCGGCGCTCGCCGGACCGCGGCAGCCTCGGGCTGATCGCCGAACTGGCGCGCAACGCCAGCGCCACCCGGGTCTGGCTGCTGCAAGCCCCGCCCGGCCAGGCCCTGGATGCCGACCGCCTGGGCGACTGGCACAGCGCCCTGCAACAACTGGAACTGCCCTTCGCCGATTGCGCGCCCCTCGACTGGCTGGAGAACGGTCATGACTGA
- a CDS encoding dihydrofolate reductase translates to MKKSLPLSLIAALAQNRVIGVDNSMPWHLPGDFKFFKATTLGKPIIMGRKTWDSLGRPLPGRLNIVVSRQTGLVLEGAEVYPSLQAAVDRAEEWALEQGASELMLIGGAQLYAQGLEQADRLYLTRVALNPEGDAWFPQFDEQQWKRVSEVLNPPEGDKPAYSFEVWERS, encoded by the coding sequence ATGAAAAAATCTCTCCCTCTCAGCCTGATCGCGGCCCTCGCACAAAACCGCGTGATCGGCGTCGACAACAGCATGCCCTGGCATTTGCCGGGGGATTTCAAATTCTTCAAGGCCACCACCCTGGGCAAGCCGATCATCATGGGGCGCAAGACCTGGGATTCCCTGGGCCGGCCCTTGCCGGGGCGCTTGAACATCGTGGTCAGTCGTCAGACCGGCCTGGTGCTCGAAGGTGCCGAGGTCTACCCGTCTTTGCAGGCCGCGGTGGACCGGGCCGAGGAATGGGCCCTGGAGCAGGGCGCCAGCGAGCTGATGCTGATCGGCGGCGCGCAGCTTTATGCCCAAGGGCTGGAGCAGGCCGATCGCCTGTATCTGACGCGGGTGGCCTTGAACCCGGAAGGCGATGCCTGGTTTCCGCAGTTCGATGAACAGCAGTGGAAGCGGGTGTCGGAGGTGCTGAATCCGCCGGAAGGGGACAAACCGGCGTACAGCTTCGAGGTGTGGGAAAGAAGCTGA
- a CDS encoding L-cystine transporter codes for MNLPLILNLLVFLALLLGLAQTRHTTWSLAKKVLLALVLGVVFGTALHSLYGAGHPVLKASIGWFDLVGNGYVQLLQMIVIPLVFASILSAVARLHNASSLGKISFLTIGTLLFTTAIAALVGIGLTNLFGLTAEGLVAGTQEMARLQVIQSDYAGKVADLNVPQLLLSFIPQNPFADLARAKPTSIISVVIFAAFLGVAALQLLKDDADKGQKVLNAIDTLQAWVMRLVRLVMKLTPYGVLALMTKVVAGSNLQDIIKLGSFVVVSYLGLGLMFVVHGLLVALAGINPLRFFRKVWPVLTFAFTSRSSAASIPLSIEAQTRRLGIPQSIASFAASFGATIGQNGCAGLYPAMLAVMVAPTVGINPLDPLWIATLVAIVTLSSAGVAGVGGGATFAALIVLPAMGLPVSLVALLISVEPLIDMGRTALNVSGSMTAGAITSQVMQQTDKALLDADEHSELEHA; via the coding sequence ATGAATCTGCCGCTGATCCTCAACCTGCTGGTGTTCCTGGCCCTGCTGCTGGGCCTGGCACAAACCCGCCACACCACCTGGAGCCTGGCCAAGAAGGTCTTGCTGGCCCTGGTCCTGGGCGTGGTGTTCGGCACCGCCCTGCACAGCCTTTACGGCGCCGGCCATCCGGTGCTCAAGGCCTCCATCGGCTGGTTCGACCTGGTGGGCAATGGCTACGTGCAATTGCTGCAAATGATCGTGATCCCCCTGGTGTTCGCCTCGATCCTCAGCGCCGTGGCCCGCCTGCACAACGCCTCGTCCCTGGGCAAGATCAGCTTCCTGACCATCGGCACCCTGCTGTTCACCACCGCTATCGCCGCGCTGGTGGGCATCGGCCTGACCAACCTGTTCGGCCTGACGGCCGAAGGACTGGTGGCCGGCACCCAGGAAATGGCCCGCCTGCAAGTGATCCAGAGCGATTACGCGGGCAAGGTCGCCGACCTCAACGTGCCGCAGCTGCTGCTGTCGTTCATCCCGCAGAACCCTTTCGCCGACCTGGCCCGGGCCAAGCCGACCTCGATCATCAGCGTGGTGATCTTCGCCGCCTTCCTCGGTGTCGCGGCCCTGCAACTGCTCAAGGATGACGCCGACAAGGGCCAGAAAGTGCTCAACGCCATCGACACCCTGCAAGCCTGGGTGATGCGCCTGGTGCGCCTGGTGATGAAGCTCACCCCCTACGGCGTGCTGGCGCTGATGACCAAGGTGGTGGCCGGCTCCAACCTGCAGGACATCATCAAGCTCGGCAGTTTCGTGGTGGTGTCCTACCTCGGCCTGGGCCTGATGTTCGTGGTCCACGGCCTGCTGGTGGCCCTGGCCGGGATCAACCCGCTGCGCTTCTTCCGCAAGGTCTGGCCGGTGCTGACCTTCGCCTTCACCAGCCGCTCCAGCGCCGCGAGCATTCCCCTGAGCATCGAGGCCCAGACCCGGCGCCTTGGCATTCCCCAGTCCATCGCCAGCTTTGCCGCCTCGTTCGGCGCCACCATCGGCCAGAACGGCTGCGCCGGCCTGTACCCGGCGATGCTGGCGGTGATGGTCGCCCCCACCGTGGGCATCAACCCGCTGGACCCACTGTGGATCGCCACCCTGGTGGCCATCGTGACCTTGAGTTCTGCCGGTGTGGCGGGCGTGGGTGGCGGCGCGACCTTCGCCGCGCTGATCGTGCTACCGGCCATGGGCTTGCCGGTGTCGCTGGTGGCGCTGCTGATTTCCGTGGAGCCGCTGATCGACATGGGCCGCACCGCGCTGAACGTCAGCGGCTCGATGACCGCCGGCGCCATCACCAGCCAGGTGATGCAGCAGACCGACAAGGCGCTGCTGGACGCCGATGAACATTCGGAGCTGGAGCACGCGTAA
- a CDS encoding MBOAT family O-acyltransferase — translation MSYLSIEFGLCFILFFVLYWGLGFSLRLQNALLLAASYAILASFSLNFLYILLGYTALVYLLGLLSQRYPGRGWVNGLMLLLVLGAFYLFKYQDFFTSTVQNAFAQFGVEVSLPLLEVLLPVGLSFYAFHSVSYLVSINRRELTPGSPFDLALYLAFFPSLIAGPVNRAIPMLEQINPPQLRQVLEPQRALGLIAVAVVKLFFLSSWLANEWVDPVFDSPVAFSAEQILRAVYGYSFLIYFNFSGYTDLVTGIALLLGFRLPLNFNYPYAARNLKEFWGRWHISLSTFIRDYVYIPLGGNRGPVWRGNLNMLLAMLISGLWHGASANFIIWGALHGVGLALYKFCSPLLARGPSWIGSDLAARLLTFHYVAFAWIFFRCATLSDAMDMLSGLGGLSFAGLAGSALSLLGCLLFVAFYPRIVALLQRLFAAATSLPWLFYPVPLGLFICVVIFASPSGVPGFIYASF, via the coding sequence GTGAGCTATCTCTCGATCGAATTCGGCCTCTGTTTCATCCTGTTCTTCGTTCTGTATTGGGGCCTGGGCTTCAGCCTGCGTTTGCAGAATGCGCTGTTGCTGGCCGCCAGCTACGCGATCCTCGCCAGCTTCAGCCTGAACTTCCTCTATATCCTGCTGGGCTACACGGCCCTGGTGTATCTGCTCGGCCTGTTGAGCCAGCGTTACCCTGGCAGGGGCTGGGTCAATGGCCTGATGCTGTTGCTGGTGCTGGGCGCCTTCTATCTGTTCAAGTACCAGGACTTCTTCACCAGCACGGTGCAGAACGCCTTCGCCCAGTTTGGCGTCGAGGTGTCGCTGCCGCTGCTGGAGGTGCTGCTGCCGGTGGGGCTGTCGTTCTATGCCTTCCACTCGGTCAGCTACCTGGTGTCGATCAACCGCCGTGAGCTGACGCCGGGTTCGCCCTTTGACCTGGCGCTGTACCTGGCCTTCTTCCCCAGCCTGATCGCCGGCCCGGTGAACCGGGCGATCCCGATGCTGGAGCAGATCAACCCGCCGCAGCTGCGCCAGGTGCTGGAGCCGCAACGGGCCCTGGGCCTGATCGCGGTGGCGGTGGTCAAGCTGTTCTTCCTCAGCTCCTGGCTGGCCAACGAGTGGGTCGATCCGGTGTTCGACAGCCCGGTGGCCTTCTCGGCCGAGCAGATCCTGCGGGCGGTCTACGGTTATTCGTTCCTGATCTACTTCAACTTCAGCGGCTACACCGACCTGGTGACCGGCATCGCCCTGTTGCTGGGCTTCCGCCTGCCGCTGAACTTCAACTACCCCTATGCCGCGCGCAATCTCAAGGAGTTCTGGGGACGCTGGCACATCAGCCTGTCGACCTTCATCCGTGACTACGTGTACATCCCCCTGGGGGGCAACCGTGGGCCGGTGTGGCGCGGCAACCTGAACATGCTGCTGGCGATGCTGATTTCCGGCTTGTGGCACGGCGCCAGCGCCAACTTCATCATCTGGGGCGCGCTGCATGGCGTGGGCCTGGCGCTGTACAAGTTCTGCAGCCCGCTGCTGGCCCGGGGGCCGAGCTGGATCGGGTCGGACCTGGCGGCTCGCCTGCTGACCTTTCACTACGTGGCTTTTGCCTGGATCTTCTTCCGCTGCGCCACCTTGTCCGATGCCATGGACATGCTCAGCGGCCTGGGCGGCCTGTCCTTCGCCGGGTTGGCTGGCAGCGCCCTGAGCCTGCTTGGCTGCCTGTTGTTCGTCGCCTTCTACCCACGGATCGTGGCGCTGCTGCAGCGCCTGTTCGCCGCCGCCACCAGCTTGCCGTGGCTGTTCTATCCGGTGCCGTTGGGGCTGTTCATCTGCGTGGTCATCTTCGCCTCACCGTCGGGCGTGCCGGGGTTCATTTATGCCAGCTTCTAA
- a CDS encoding SGNH family hydrolase: MPASNRSPLSVSLGSAAKVLYALVVTSLLLVWFNQQSIRLYCQQKYHDDCEIPGLSQNPQWRYGAQLNQALENARVAFVGSFAATADLTVAQAEAAVDDEPEPLPKLAAAPVPEHPPLSAAHAAPAHAAAQAPAPVAPQPVAVAPALSHGPKVQQAGMAPLMASLATGDEVFFVGDSLMQGVAPHMANTLRKRYNVKSLNLSKQSTGLAYPSFFNWPKTVESTLASNPNIRLMVIFLGPNDPWDMPVAKGKPFLRFKTPDWEDAYRQRIDSILDTAQAHNVQVIWVGPPNMEKPKLSTAMAYLSDLYKSQIERYQQHFVSANEILGYQNDEFSYYRTTGDGKKVKTRVDDGIHFTTTGQKLIAERVISLINFPSQQLTEH; encoded by the coding sequence ATGCCAGCTTCTAACCGTTCGCCCTTGTCGGTCAGCCTCGGCAGCGCCGCCAAGGTGCTCTATGCGCTGGTGGTGACCAGCCTGTTGCTGGTGTGGTTCAACCAGCAGTCGATCCGCCTTTACTGCCAGCAGAAGTACCACGATGACTGCGAGATCCCTGGGCTGTCGCAGAACCCGCAGTGGCGCTATGGCGCCCAGCTCAACCAGGCCCTGGAGAATGCCCGGGTGGCGTTTGTCGGCAGCTTTGCCGCCACCGCCGACCTGACGGTGGCCCAGGCCGAAGCGGCGGTGGACGACGAGCCGGAACCCTTGCCGAAGCTGGCCGCCGCGCCGGTGCCGGAGCATCCGCCGCTGAGCGCCGCCCATGCCGCCCCCGCCCATGCCGCTGCGCAGGCCCCGGCCCCGGTTGCCCCGCAGCCGGTGGCCGTGGCTCCGGCGCTCAGCCATGGGCCCAAGGTCCAGCAGGCAGGCATGGCGCCGCTGATGGCCAGTCTGGCCACCGGCGACGAGGTGTTCTTTGTCGGTGACTCGCTGATGCAGGGCGTGGCGCCGCACATGGCCAACACCCTGCGCAAGCGCTACAACGTCAAGAGCCTGAACCTCAGCAAACAGAGCACTGGCCTTGCCTATCCGAGCTTTTTCAACTGGCCCAAGACCGTTGAAAGCACCCTGGCCAGCAACCCGAACATCCGCCTGATGGTGATCTTCCTCGGCCCTAACGACCCGTGGGACATGCCGGTGGCCAAGGGCAAGCCGTTCCTGCGCTTCAAGACCCCGGACTGGGAAGACGCCTATCGCCAGCGCATCGATTCGATCCTCGACACCGCCCAGGCCCACAATGTGCAAGTGATCTGGGTCGGCCCGCCGAACATGGAGAAGCCCAAGCTGTCGACGGCCATGGCTTACCTGAGCGACCTGTACAAGAGCCAGATCGAGCGCTATCAGCAGCATTTCGTCTCGGCCAACGAGATTCTCGGCTACCAGAACGACGAGTTTTCCTATTACCGCACCACCGGCGACGGCAAGAAGGTCAAGACCCGGGTCGATGACGGTATTCATTTCACCACCACTGGGCAGAAGTTGATCGCTGAGCGCGTGATCTCGCTGATCAACTTCCCCAGCCAACAATTGACGGAGCACTGA
- a CDS encoding SGNH/GDSL hydrolase family protein yields MGRLQGIALLLGITLLSSCSPTTEVQATPASALARSGSGTKKVVTIGTDPNLALLARKFSTSDRTPINIVQLGDSHTAADLFSGEMRRLLQAQYGDGGIGFVAATPVPGTRYERVILGAAKRQWSLVSARNQQSNQFPLGGYLSLPMTPGARVHIAERQPSNQQYRISALYQASSNNTLTARDNLNKSSRMLAATGGQWRFSPPFNNLTLPLDLNVANNQGLALGGWNILGQKSAGVIYSALGINGARLDVLDKWQPGWLETLKALRPDMVVLAYGTNEAFDDDLDLQLYRSQLQEKVRLLRKNLPKTVILLVGPPDSIKRRNAGSCAASQPQPLRQIVQIQKDVAKTSRTLFWDWQAFMGGDCSISKWQGSDLARNDLVHLTADGYRKSADGLYRFLRGQLGERMP; encoded by the coding sequence ATGGGGCGACTGCAAGGCATTGCGCTGTTGCTGGGCATCACCTTGCTGAGCAGTTGCAGCCCGACCACCGAGGTCCAGGCCACTCCGGCCTCGGCCCTGGCCCGGTCCGGGAGCGGAACCAAGAAAGTCGTGACCATCGGCACCGACCCGAACCTGGCACTGCTGGCGCGCAAGTTCAGTACCTCCGACCGCACGCCGATCAACATCGTGCAACTGGGTGACTCCCATACCGCCGCCGACCTGTTCAGCGGCGAGATGCGCCGCCTGCTGCAAGCGCAGTACGGCGATGGCGGCATTGGTTTCGTCGCGGCCACACCGGTGCCCGGCACCCGCTATGAACGGGTGATCCTGGGGGCGGCCAAGCGCCAGTGGTCCCTGGTGTCGGCACGCAACCAGCAGAGCAACCAGTTTCCCCTGGGCGGTTACCTGTCGCTGCCGATGACCCCGGGAGCCCGGGTGCATATCGCCGAGCGCCAGCCGAGCAACCAGCAGTACCGGATTTCCGCGCTGTACCAGGCGTCCAGCAACAACACCCTGACCGCCCGGGACAACCTCAACAAAAGCAGCCGCATGCTGGCCGCTACCGGTGGCCAGTGGCGCTTCAGTCCGCCGTTCAACAACCTGACCCTGCCCCTGGACCTGAACGTGGCCAACAACCAGGGCCTGGCCCTGGGCGGCTGGAACATCCTCGGGCAGAAGAGCGCCGGGGTGATCTATTCCGCCCTGGGCATCAATGGCGCGCGTCTGGACGTGCTGGACAAGTGGCAGCCCGGCTGGCTGGAAACCCTCAAGGCCCTGCGCCCGGACATGGTGGTGCTGGCCTACGGCACCAACGAAGCCTTTGATGACGACCTGGACCTGCAGCTGTACCGCAGCCAGTTGCAGGAAAAGGTCAGGCTGTTGCGCAAGAACCTGCCCAAGACCGTGATCCTGCTGGTGGGTCCGCCGGATTCCATCAAGCGCCGCAATGCCGGCAGCTGCGCGGCTTCCCAGCCGCAACCGCTGCGGCAGATCGTGCAGATCCAGAAGGACGTGGCGAAGACCAGCCGCACCCTGTTCTGGGACTGGCAGGCGTTCATGGGCGGCGATTGCTCCATCAGCAAATGGCAGGGCAGCGACCTGGCGCGCAACGATCTGGTGCACCTGACCGCCGACGGCTACCGCAAGAGCGCCGATGGCCTGTACCGCTTCCTGCGCGGGCAGTTGGGCGAACGCATGCCCTGA
- the ilvD gene encoding dihydroxy-acid dehydratase, with protein sequence MPDYRSKTSTHGRNMAGARALWRATGMKDADFKKPIIAIANSFTQFVPGHVHLKDLGQLVAREIERAGGVAKEFNTIAVDDGIAMGHDGMLYSLPSREIIADSVEYMVNAHCADAIVCISNCDKITPGMLMAALRLNIPVIFVSGGPMEAGKTKLASHGLDLVDAMVIAADSSASDEKVAEYERSACPTCGSCSGMFTANSMNCLTEALGLALPGNGSTLATHSDREELFLRAGRTIVELCQRYYGDNDESVLPRNIANFKAFENAMTLDIAMGGSTNTILHLLAAAQEAEIDFDLRDIDRLSRHVPQLCKVAPNIQKYHMEDVHRAGGIFSILGELARGGLLHTDLPTVHSKTLAEGIAQWDITQTSDEAVHHFFKAGPAGIPTQTAFSQSTRWDSLDDDRENGCIRSVEHAYSKEGGLAVLYGNIALDGCVVKTAGVDESIHVFEGNAKIFESQDSAVRGILADEVKEGDIVIIRYEGPKGGPGMQEMLYPTSYLKSKGLGKACALLTDGRFSGGTSGLSIGHASPEAAAGGAIGLVQDGDKVLIDIPNRSINLLVSDEELAARRVEQDKKGWKPVEARPRKVTTALKAYALLATSADKGAVRNKAMLDGL encoded by the coding sequence ATGCCTGATTACCGCTCGAAAACATCCACCCACGGCCGCAACATGGCCGGTGCTCGCGCCCTGTGGCGCGCCACGGGGATGAAAGATGCCGACTTCAAGAAACCGATCATCGCCATTGCCAACTCCTTCACCCAGTTCGTCCCGGGGCACGTGCACCTGAAGGACCTGGGTCAGCTGGTGGCTCGCGAGATCGAACGCGCCGGTGGCGTGGCCAAGGAATTCAACACCATTGCCGTGGACGACGGCATCGCCATGGGCCATGACGGCATGCTGTATTCCCTGCCGAGCCGCGAGATCATCGCCGACTCCGTGGAATACATGGTCAACGCTCACTGCGCCGACGCCATCGTCTGCATCTCCAACTGCGACAAGATCACCCCCGGCATGCTGATGGCCGCCCTGCGCCTGAACATCCCGGTGATCTTCGTTTCCGGCGGCCCGATGGAAGCCGGCAAGACCAAGCTCGCCAGCCACGGCCTGGACCTGGTGGACGCCATGGTCATCGCCGCCGACTCCAGCGCTTCTGACGAGAAGGTTGCCGAGTACGAGCGCAGCGCCTGCCCGACCTGCGGTTCCTGCTCCGGCATGTTCACCGCCAACTCCATGAACTGCCTGACCGAAGCCTTAGGGCTCGCCCTGCCGGGCAACGGTTCGACCCTGGCCACCCACAGCGACCGCGAAGAGCTGTTCCTGCGGGCCGGGCGCACCATCGTCGAGCTGTGCCAGCGCTACTACGGCGACAACGACGAGTCGGTGCTGCCGCGCAATATCGCCAACTTCAAGGCGTTCGAGAACGCCATGACCCTGGATATCGCCATGGGCGGTTCCACCAACACCATCCTGCACCTGCTGGCCGCCGCCCAGGAAGCCGAGATCGACTTCGACCTGCGAGACATCGATCGCCTGTCGCGCCACGTGCCGCAGCTGTGCAAAGTGGCGCCGAACATCCAGAAGTACCACATGGAAGACGTGCACCGCGCCGGGGGTATCTTTAGCATCCTCGGCGAGCTGGCCCGTGGCGGCCTGCTGCACACCGACCTGCCCACCGTGCACAGCAAGACCCTGGCCGAAGGCATCGCCCAGTGGGACATCACCCAGACCAGCGACGAAGCCGTACACCACTTCTTCAAGGCCGGCCCGGCAGGCATCCCGACCCAGACCGCGTTCAGCCAGTCGACCCGTTGGGACAGCCTCGACGACGACCGTGAAAACGGCTGCATCCGCAGCGTCGAACACGCCTATTCCAAGGAGGGCGGCCTGGCCGTGCTCTACGGCAACATCGCCCTGGACGGCTGCGTGGTGAAGACCGCCGGTGTCGACGAGTCGATCCACGTGTTCGAAGGCAACGCCAAGATCTTCGAAAGCCAGGACAGCGCCGTGCGCGGCATCCTCGCCGACGAAGTGAAAGAAGGCGACATCGTGATCATCCGTTACGAAGGCCCGAAAGGCGGCCCGGGCATGCAGGAAATGCTCTACCCAACCTCCTACCTGAAGTCCAAGGGCCTGGGCAAAGCCTGCGCCCTGCTCACCGACGGCCGCTTCTCCGGCGGTACCTCGGGCCTGTCCATCGGCCACGCCTCGCCTGAAGCGGCGGCCGGCGGCGCCATCGGCCTGGTACAGGACGGCGACAAGGTACTGATCGACATTCCCAACCGCTCGATCAACCTGTTGGTCAGCGACGAGGAACTGGCGGCACGCCGGGTCGAACAGGACAAGAAAGGCTGGAAGCCAGTGGAAGCGCGCCCACGCAAAGTGACCACCGCGCTGAAAGCCTACGCCCTGCTGGCCACCAGCGCCGACAAGGGCGCGGTGCGCAACAAGGCCATGCTCGACGGCCTGTGA